A stretch of the Psychroserpens sp. Hel_I_66 genome encodes the following:
- the argH gene encoding argininosuccinate lyase translates to MKLWDKGISIDKKIEQFTVGNDREIDLHIAKYDVQASLAHAIMLEAIGIMSSEELQQLKNGLHLITETIENGTFRIEDTFEDVHSKIEFELTKTLGEVGKKIHTARSRNDQVLVALQLYYKENLKEINSKTKTFFETLLGLAETHKDALLPGYTHLQVAMPSSFGLWFSAYAEVLIDDVYILNAALKTVDQNPLGSAAGYGSSFPIDRELTTKELHFSTLKYNVVAAQMSRGKSERTLALALGSLCNTLARFAMDICVYNSQNFGFIAFPDELTTGSSIMPHKKNPDVFELIRGKANKIQSLHTEMVLITNNLPSGYHRDFQLLKENMIAAIEDVKDLLDIFNYAIKQVIVRDIDLNDSKYQYLFTVDNINTLVAEGMSFREAYKKIGGEVENGTYKPDTSKKHTHVGSIGNLCLNKIRDKFPE, encoded by the coding sequence ATGAAGTTGTGGGATAAAGGCATAAGTATAGATAAAAAAATAGAACAATTCACCGTTGGTAATGACAGGGAAATTGACCTGCATATTGCAAAATATGATGTCCAAGCATCACTAGCGCATGCCATCATGTTGGAAGCGATTGGTATTATGTCTTCGGAAGAATTGCAACAACTCAAAAATGGATTACATCTTATTACTGAAACCATAGAAAACGGAACATTCCGCATTGAAGACACTTTTGAAGATGTCCATTCTAAAATTGAATTTGAACTGACTAAAACCTTAGGCGAAGTCGGAAAAAAAATCCATACTGCACGCTCAAGAAATGACCAGGTTTTGGTTGCCTTACAATTGTACTATAAAGAGAACCTAAAAGAAATAAATTCGAAAACTAAAACCTTTTTCGAGACACTTTTAGGGTTAGCAGAAACGCACAAAGACGCTTTGCTTCCTGGTTACACACACTTACAAGTGGCAATGCCATCCTCCTTTGGGTTATGGTTTTCAGCCTATGCAGAAGTATTGATTGACGATGTGTATATACTAAACGCTGCATTGAAAACTGTTGATCAAAATCCGTTAGGTTCTGCAGCAGGTTATGGAAGTTCGTTTCCTATTGATAGGGAATTGACCACAAAAGAATTACACTTTTCAACCCTAAAATATAATGTCGTTGCAGCACAAATGAGCAGAGGGAAAAGTGAACGAACCCTTGCTTTAGCTTTAGGAAGTTTGTGCAATACCTTGGCGCGTTTTGCAATGGATATCTGTGTTTATAATAGTCAGAATTTTGGGTTTATCGCATTTCCAGACGAGTTAACCACTGGAAGCAGTATCATGCCACACAAAAAGAATCCTGATGTGTTTGAGCTTATTAGAGGAAAGGCAAATAAAATTCAGTCGTTGCATACCGAAATGGTATTAATTACCAATAACTTACCAAGTGGCTATCATAGGGATTTTCAGTTATTAAAAGAAAATATGATTGCAGCAATTGAGGACGTCAAAGATCTTTTGGATATTTTCAATTACGCCATAAAACAAGTTATTGTAAGAGACATTGATCTAAACGACTCAAAATACCAATACCTATTTACTGTAGATAACATCAATACTTTGGTGGCTGAGGGGATGTCTTTTAGAGAAGCTTATAAAAAAATTGGAGGCGAAGTAGAAAACGGAACTTATAAACCAGACACTTCTAAAAAACACACACATGTTGGTAGTATTGGTAATTTGTGTTTGAATAAGATAAGAGATAAGTTTCCTGAGTAA
- a CDS encoding M20 family metallo-hydrolase gives MTDTLTTKAIELLKKLIETESFSSEEDKTATHIEHWFNDQNIPYKRTKNNIWATNKHFDETKPTLLLNSHHDTVKPNNGYTKDPFKAIVENGKLFGLGSNDAGGCLVSLLATFAHFYDRDNINYNLVIVASAEEENSGENGLNSMLSVIPKIDVAIVGEPTLMNLAVAEKGLVVFDAIIKGTPSHAAHPNNDNAIYKSIRVLEWFKNYTFKNASEALGEVKMTVTQINAGKQHNAVPADVKLVVDVRVNDRYSNQQIVDILQKEAPCDRIIPRSIKLNSSSIPIDHPLVIAGIEIGRSTYGSPTLSDQAVLTCPSLKLGPGDSTRSHSADEFIFINEIEDGIKIYIKLLEKVL, from the coding sequence ATGACAGATACACTAACAACCAAAGCCATTGAGCTCTTAAAAAAGTTAATAGAAACGGAATCTTTTTCTTCCGAAGAAGATAAAACCGCAACTCACATTGAACACTGGTTTAACGATCAAAACATCCCTTATAAAAGAACTAAAAATAATATTTGGGCAACTAATAAACATTTTGATGAAACCAAACCAACCTTACTATTAAACTCGCATCACGATACTGTAAAACCAAATAATGGATACACCAAGGATCCATTTAAAGCCATTGTAGAAAACGGGAAACTATTCGGTTTAGGAAGCAATGATGCTGGAGGCTGTTTGGTAAGTTTGTTGGCAACATTCGCCCATTTTTATGACAGAGACAACATCAACTATAATCTGGTAATTGTCGCTTCCGCAGAAGAAGAAAATAGTGGAGAAAATGGTTTGAATAGTATGTTAAGCGTCATTCCAAAAATAGATGTCGCCATTGTTGGTGAGCCTACTTTGATGAATTTAGCTGTCGCCGAAAAAGGCTTGGTCGTATTTGATGCAATCATCAAAGGAACACCAAGTCATGCAGCACATCCTAACAACGATAATGCAATTTACAAGAGCATTCGTGTTTTAGAATGGTTTAAAAATTACACTTTCAAAAACGCGTCAGAAGCATTGGGTGAAGTAAAAATGACAGTCACACAAATCAATGCAGGCAAGCAACATAATGCAGTTCCTGCAGATGTGAAATTGGTGGTTGATGTTCGCGTAAATGATAGATATTCCAACCAACAAATTGTTGACATTCTCCAAAAAGAAGCACCTTGTGACAGGATCATACCAAGAAGTATAAAATTAAATTCGTCATCCATTCCAATCGATCATCCATTAGTGATTGCTGGTATTGAAATTGGAAGAAGCACCTATGGTTCACCAACCTTATCAGATCAAGCAGTTTTGACTTGTCCATCCTTAAAGTTAGGCCCAGGAGATAGTACACGATCGCATTCCGCAGATGAATTTATTTTTATCAATGAAATTGAAGATGGCATTAAAATTTATATAAAATTATTAGAAAAAGTACTTTAA
- the argB gene encoding acetylglutamate kinase yields the protein METLKVIKIGGNIIDSDDALQKFLKDFATLKEPKVLVHGGGKLATKLAQQMQVEVKMIDGRRITDAETLDIITMVYAGKINKHIVANLQANNCNAIGFTGADGNTIVSGLRPSKPVDFGFAGDVKKVNTETLELLLNHNITPVFCAITHDNKGQLLNTNADTIASELAIGLSTIFNVELYYCFEKNGVLKDVNDHDSVIELITPNSIKRLIDDHIIFEGMLPKINNCIHAVSNNVDKVCIGKSDMLFNTNNKHTTISK from the coding sequence ATGGAAACACTAAAAGTCATAAAAATAGGAGGAAACATTATCGATAGCGACGATGCATTACAAAAATTTTTAAAAGATTTTGCAACTCTAAAAGAACCAAAAGTTTTAGTTCATGGTGGTGGAAAATTAGCAACAAAACTTGCACAACAAATGCAAGTCGAAGTTAAAATGATAGATGGTAGACGCATAACAGATGCTGAGACTTTAGACATTATCACAATGGTATATGCTGGAAAAATCAACAAACATATTGTGGCAAATTTACAGGCCAATAATTGCAATGCCATTGGTTTTACTGGAGCTGATGGAAATACAATTGTTTCAGGTTTAAGACCATCAAAACCCGTAGATTTTGGTTTTGCAGGAGATGTAAAAAAAGTGAATACCGAAACTTTAGAGCTTCTTTTAAACCACAATATCACACCTGTGTTTTGTGCTATTACTCATGACAATAAGGGGCAATTACTAAACACAAATGCAGATACCATTGCATCAGAATTAGCAATTGGTTTATCCACAATTTTCAATGTTGAACTCTATTACTGTTTTGAAAAAAATGGCGTTTTGAAAGATGTCAATGATCACGATTCTGTTATTGAATTGATCACACCAAATAGCATTAAACGTTTAATAGATGACCACATAATATTTGAAGGTATGCTACCAAAAATAAATAATTGCATACATGCAGTTTCTAATAATGTGGATAAGGTTTGTATTGGAAAATCAGATATGCTTTTCAATACAAATAACAAACACACAACCATTTCAAAATGA
- a CDS encoding acetylornithine carbamoyltransferase: MKKYTEIKDISNIKETIKDAILLKMNPFEFQDLGKHKTLVMLFFNSSLRTRLSTEKAAKNLGMNVMILNVNDAWNLEFEDGTIMNANTSEHIKEAAQVISQYANVIAVRAFPSLTDKEKDESEFVMNSFIKYATVPIINMESATAHPLQALADAITVTELTEKPKPKVVLSWAPHPKALPQAVANSFVEMMQHMDVNLTITHPEGYDLNKAITKDTPINHNQKDALKDADFVYVKNWSNYNDYGKVLNQDENWMMTKAKLGNAKFMHCLPVRRNVVVEDAVLDGDNSVVIQQANNRTFAAQIVLKQILENL, translated from the coding sequence ATGAAAAAATACACCGAAATAAAAGATATTTCAAATATAAAGGAAACCATAAAGGACGCCATTTTATTAAAAATGAATCCTTTTGAATTTCAAGACCTAGGTAAACACAAAACTTTAGTGATGCTATTTTTTAATTCCAGTTTACGCACGCGATTAAGTACTGAAAAAGCAGCAAAAAATCTTGGAATGAATGTTATGATCTTAAACGTAAATGATGCTTGGAATCTAGAATTTGAAGACGGAACAATAATGAATGCAAACACATCTGAACACATCAAAGAAGCAGCACAAGTGATTTCGCAATATGCTAATGTGATTGCTGTGAGAGCTTTCCCGAGTTTAACAGATAAGGAAAAAGACGAAAGCGAATTTGTAATGAACAGTTTTATCAAATACGCAACTGTGCCCATTATAAATATGGAAAGCGCGACTGCACATCCATTACAAGCGCTTGCAGATGCGATTACCGTTACAGAATTGACCGAAAAACCAAAGCCCAAAGTCGTATTATCTTGGGCTCCACACCCTAAAGCGCTGCCACAAGCAGTTGCGAATTCATTTGTGGAAATGATGCAACATATGGATGTAAATTTAACGATTACACACCCTGAAGGATATGATTTGAACAAAGCAATCACTAAGGACACACCAATTAATCATAATCAAAAAGACGCTTTAAAAGATGCAGATTTTGTTTATGTAAAAAATTGGAGTAATTATAATGACTACGGAAAAGTGCTTAATCAAGATGAAAACTGGATGATGACAAAAGCTAAATTAGGCAATGCAAAATTCATGCATTGTTTACCAGTAAGACGAAATGTGGTGGTTGAGGATGCAGTTTTAGATGGTGATAATTCAGTAGTGATTCAACAAGCAAACAATAGAACATTTGCAGCGCAGATTGTATTGAAGCAGATTTTGGAAAATTTATAA
- a CDS encoding aspartate aminotransferase family protein, with product MSLFNVYPLFDITPLKAKDVYVFDENNTKYLDLYGGHAVISIGHSHPKYVFTISEQVSKLGFYSNSIQNPLQVELANKLELLSGCKDYQLFLCNSGAEANENALKLASFHNGKHKIVAFKNSFHGRTSAAVAATDDKKIIAPINAQQDVEILELGDLVSLEKALEKNNVCAVIIECIQGVGGLDESTSAFYEGIDKLCKKYNTCFIADEVQSGFGRTGDFFAFQKYKVTPDIISIAKGMGNGFPVGGILIHPNIKPSFGLLGTTFGGNHLACAASLTVLEVIEDENLMQNAKEMSAYFMEKAQDISEIKKIKGRGLMLGLEFDFPISELRKNLIYKHHIFTGSAKNPNLIRILPPLTIKKEHIDTFFEALKLELET from the coding sequence ATGAGTTTGTTTAATGTATATCCATTATTCGATATCACACCTTTAAAGGCAAAAGATGTCTATGTTTTTGATGAAAACAATACCAAATATTTAGATTTATATGGTGGACACGCAGTAATTTCTATTGGTCATTCACACCCCAAATATGTGTTTACCATTTCAGAGCAGGTGTCTAAGTTGGGTTTTTACAGTAATTCAATTCAAAACCCATTACAAGTGGAATTGGCGAATAAATTAGAATTACTTTCTGGTTGTAAAGATTACCAATTATTTTTATGTAATTCTGGTGCAGAAGCCAATGAAAATGCATTAAAACTGGCCTCTTTTCACAATGGAAAACATAAAATTGTGGCTTTCAAAAATTCATTTCATGGACGAACATCTGCAGCAGTTGCAGCTACAGATGACAAAAAAATTATTGCGCCAATCAATGCACAACAAGACGTCGAAATTTTAGAATTAGGCGATTTGGTTTCTTTAGAAAAAGCATTAGAAAAAAACAATGTTTGCGCTGTAATTATCGAGTGTATTCAAGGTGTTGGAGGTTTAGATGAAAGTACTTCAGCGTTTTATGAAGGTATCGATAAATTATGTAAAAAATACAATACTTGTTTTATTGCAGACGAGGTACAGTCTGGTTTTGGAAGGACTGGAGATTTCTTTGCCTTTCAAAAATATAAGGTGACCCCAGATATTATTTCTATTGCAAAAGGCATGGGAAATGGGTTCCCAGTTGGAGGCATTTTAATCCATCCAAATATCAAACCATCATTTGGTTTATTAGGGACCACATTTGGTGGAAATCATTTAGCATGTGCAGCGTCTTTAACTGTTCTAGAAGTAATTGAAGATGAAAATTTAATGCAGAATGCAAAAGAAATGTCTGCTTATTTTATGGAGAAAGCGCAAGATATTTCAGAAATAAAAAAAATAAAAGGACGTGGTTTAATGTTAGGATTGGAATTCGATTTTCCAATTTCAGAATTACGAAAAAACCTGATTTATAAACACCATATATTCACCGGAAGTGCCAAAAACCCTAATTTGATTAGAATTCTTCCGCCTTTGACCATCAAAAAAGAACATATTGATACATTTTTTGAGGCCTTGAAATTAGAATTAGAAACGTAA
- the proC gene encoding pyrroline-5-carboxylate reductase, with product MKIAIIGTGNLGKSIAKGLITNNAITTLYLTKRNLESIQDFDGYKNVHLTTDNLEAVKYSDILIFAVQPAHFETILNEIKPHLTENHVIISTITGFLIPKIESQIGIDKFIIRAMPNTAIAVGKSMTCLCSNIQGEKRIKVAQAIFNRLGHTLAIPEAQIQAATVVCASGIAFWMRLIRATTQAAIQLGFDAKEAQELAMYTCEGAANLLITNGDHPEEEIDRVTTPKGCTIEGLNEMEHKGLSSSLIQGMVASYNKISNIKKEQI from the coding sequence ATGAAAATAGCAATCATAGGCACAGGAAATTTAGGAAAGTCCATCGCAAAAGGCTTAATCACTAATAATGCGATTACAACGTTGTACCTCACCAAACGAAATTTAGAAAGTATTCAAGACTTTGATGGTTATAAAAATGTGCATTTAACAACAGATAATTTGGAAGCTGTAAAGTATTCGGATATTTTAATTTTCGCAGTACAACCAGCGCATTTTGAAACTATTTTAAATGAGATAAAACCTCATTTAACCGAAAATCACGTCATTATTTCGACAATTACTGGTTTTTTAATTCCGAAGATAGAATCACAAATCGGAATAGATAAATTCATTATTCGTGCCATGCCAAATACAGCAATTGCTGTTGGCAAATCCATGACCTGTTTATGTAGTAATATTCAAGGTGAAAAGCGAATAAAAGTAGCACAAGCCATTTTTAATAGATTAGGACATACGTTAGCCATTCCTGAAGCTCAAATTCAAGCTGCAACCGTAGTTTGCGCAAGCGGAATTGCCTTTTGGATGCGCTTAATACGTGCCACAACACAAGCAGCAATACAGTTAGGTTTTGATGCAAAAGAGGCACAGGAATTAGCAATGTATACTTGCGAAGGAGCTGCTAATTTATTAATCACGAATGGCGATCATCCAGAAGAAGAAATTGACAGAGTAACCACACCTAAAGGCTGTACGATTGAAGGTTTAAACGAAATGGAACACAAAGGGTTGAGTTCATCACTAATACAAGGTATGGTGGCTTCTTATAACAAGATAAGCAATATTAAAAAAGAGCAGATATGA
- the argC gene encoding N-acetyl-gamma-glutamyl-phosphate reductase: MIQAGIIGGAGYTAGELIRILIDHPEADINFVYSTSNAGNKISKVHQDLIGSTDLEFTDKINPNIEILFLCLGHGNSKAFLEKNSFSDNTKIIDLSNDFRLTKDEAFNNKTFIYGLPELNKEAIKCASYIANPGCFATAIQLTLLPLAKANVLQNDVHINAVTGATGAGTSLSETTHFTWRDNNFSHYKAFTHQHLDEIKQSVKLLQNNFTSDINFMPNRGNFSRGIFATMYTEFDGSLEDAKTLFSEFYKDEVFTVISEDEIHLKQVVNTNKCIIHLYKHDNKLLVTSIIDNLLKGASGQAVQNMNLMFGFEETVGLQLKANYF; encoded by the coding sequence ATGATACAGGCAGGAATCATTGGAGGAGCAGGATATACAGCTGGTGAATTGATTAGAATTTTAATTGATCACCCAGAAGCAGACATCAATTTTGTATATAGTACATCTAATGCTGGAAATAAAATCAGTAAAGTCCATCAAGATTTAATTGGTAGTACAGATTTAGAATTTACTGATAAAATCAATCCTAATATTGAAATATTATTTTTGTGTTTAGGACATGGAAATTCAAAAGCTTTTTTAGAAAAGAATAGCTTTTCTGACAACACAAAAATCATCGATTTGAGTAATGATTTTAGATTGACAAAGGATGAAGCCTTTAATAATAAAACCTTTATTTATGGCTTACCAGAATTAAACAAGGAAGCCATTAAATGTGCTAGTTACATTGCTAATCCAGGATGCTTTGCAACAGCAATTCAATTAACGCTTTTACCTTTAGCTAAAGCAAATGTTTTACAAAACGATGTACATATTAATGCAGTAACAGGAGCAACTGGAGCTGGAACATCATTGTCTGAAACAACACATTTTACTTGGAGAGATAACAATTTTTCACATTACAAAGCATTTACACATCAGCATTTAGATGAGATCAAGCAGTCAGTAAAATTGTTGCAAAATAACTTTACATCAGATATCAATTTTATGCCAAATAGAGGTAATTTTTCAAGAGGAATTTTTGCCACTATGTACACAGAATTCGATGGTAGTTTAGAAGATGCAAAGACCTTATTTTCCGAATTTTATAAAGATGAAGTATTTACCGTAATTTCAGAAGATGAGATTCATTTAAAACAAGTTGTAAATACCAATAAATGCATTATCCATTTATATAAACACGATAATAAATTACTGGTCACAAGCATCATTGATAATTTATTAAAAGGTGCATCTGGACAAGCGGTTCAAAATATGAATTTAATGTTTGGTTTTGAAGAAACGGTAGGATTACAATTAAAGGCAAATTATTTTTAA
- a CDS encoding argininosuccinate synthase, which produces MKNSRKLVIAYSGGLDTSYCAVSLSKAGYEVHAVSVNTGGFTSEEIKTIETNAYKMGVSTYKNINAISSYYDKVIKFLIFGNVLKNNTYPLSVSAERIIQAIEIVEYAKSIDAEFIAHGSTGAGNDQVRFDMIFQTLAPHIKIITPIRDGKLTRQEEIDYLKENGIDMSWEKAKYSVNKGLWGTSVGGAETLTSEKSLPESAYPSQLKHSEEEKVTLTFLKGELVAVNGMQDSPEVNIALLKTLASAYAIGRDIHVGDTIVGIKGRVGFEAAAALITIKAHHLLEKHTLTKWQLQHKEYLASFYGMHLHEGQYLDPVMRNMEAFLQSSQDQVSGDVFITLKPYHFSLDGIKSKHDLMNAKFGSYGEENKGWTADEAKGFIKILSNQNKIYHQVNSEV; this is translated from the coding sequence ATGAAAAATAGTAGAAAATTAGTTATTGCATATAGTGGTGGATTAGACACTTCGTATTGCGCGGTAAGTCTAAGCAAGGCTGGTTATGAGGTTCACGCAGTTAGCGTGAATACTGGCGGTTTTACTTCCGAAGAAATAAAGACTATTGAGACCAACGCCTATAAAATGGGAGTTTCAACCTATAAAAACATCAATGCTATTTCATCATATTATGATAAAGTGATTAAGTTTTTAATCTTCGGAAATGTGCTCAAAAACAACACATATCCATTATCAGTTAGTGCAGAACGTATTATTCAAGCCATCGAAATTGTTGAATATGCAAAAAGTATTGATGCTGAATTTATTGCCCACGGAAGCACGGGAGCTGGAAACGATCAAGTACGTTTTGATATGATTTTTCAAACCTTAGCACCACATATTAAAATTATCACACCTATTAGAGATGGAAAACTAACCAGACAGGAAGAAATTGATTATCTCAAAGAAAACGGAATCGATATGTCTTGGGAAAAGGCAAAATACTCAGTCAACAAAGGCCTTTGGGGAACAAGTGTTGGTGGAGCTGAAACTTTAACTTCAGAAAAATCTTTGCCAGAATCGGCATATCCTTCGCAATTAAAACATTCCGAAGAAGAAAAAGTGACATTAACTTTTTTAAAAGGAGAATTGGTTGCTGTTAATGGAATGCAAGACAGCCCAGAAGTCAACATAGCACTGCTAAAGACATTGGCATCTGCCTATGCAATTGGTCGCGACATTCATGTTGGAGATACCATTGTTGGTATAAAAGGGCGCGTTGGTTTTGAAGCTGCTGCTGCTTTAATCACAATAAAAGCACATCATTTACTGGAAAAACATACGTTGACCAAATGGCAATTACAACACAAAGAGTATTTAGCAAGTTTCTACGGAATGCATTTACACGAAGGTCAATATTTAGATCCCGTTATGCGAAATATGGAAGCGTTTTTACAAAGCAGCCAGGACCAAGTCTCGGGAGATGTTTTTATAACTCTAAAACCATATCATTTCAGTTTAGATGGAATTAAGTCTAAACACGATTTAATGAATGCGAAATTTGGAAGTTATGGCGAAGAGAACAAAGGTTGGACCGCAGATGAAGCAAAGGGATTCATTAAGATCTTGAGCAATCAAAATAAGATTTATCACCAAGTAAATTCAGAAGTATGA
- a CDS encoding GNAT family N-acetyltransferase: MEIVIANKSHSIYADIICETIAEAAQVRGTGIAKRKPEYIITKMENGNAVIALDGDKFAGFCYIEQWSHGKFVANSGLIVHPDFRNIGLAKQIKKKIFEHSRTKFPDAKVFSITTGLAVMKMNSELGYKPVTFSELTTDQTFWNGCQTCKNYDVLQRTEQKMCLCTGMLYDPDKEIKKPDAHKYDKKVWTRLKSIKQTMFLKKDKDEK, encoded by the coding sequence ATGGAAATTGTCATTGCTAATAAATCGCATAGCATTTATGCAGATATCATTTGCGAAACTATAGCTGAGGCTGCTCAAGTTAGAGGTACCGGTATTGCAAAGCGCAAACCAGAATACATCATTACAAAAATGGAAAATGGCAACGCTGTAATCGCTTTAGATGGTGATAAATTTGCAGGTTTTTGCTACATCGAACAATGGAGCCACGGAAAATTTGTAGCTAATTCTGGATTAATCGTGCATCCCGATTTTAGAAATATAGGTTTGGCAAAACAGATTAAAAAGAAAATTTTCGAACATTCGAGAACCAAGTTCCCAGATGCCAAAGTATTTAGTATCACCACAGGATTAGCGGTCATGAAAATGAATAGCGAATTGGGCTATAAACCTGTAACATTTTCAGAACTAACAACAGACCAAACCTTTTGGAATGGCTGTCAAACCTGCAAAAACTACGACGTATTGCAGCGTACCGAACAAAAAATGTGCCTGTGTACAGGTATGTTATATGATCCAGATAAGGAAATAAAAAAACCAGACGCGCACAAATACGATAAAAAAGTATGGACGAGATTAAAAAGCATCAAGCAAACCATGTTTCTAAAAAAAGACAAAGATGAAAAATAG
- the ilvA gene encoding threonine ammonia-lyase translates to MKETKTTYRPTLDAIEAAAEKLKGIASVTPLAKNARYSKLFDANIFFKREDLQEVRSYKIRGAYNKISSLNDSQIENEIVCASAGNHAQGVAISCKLLKIKGTIFMPSPTPNQKIEQVKMFGEEYIDVVLVGDTFDDAYDAAMQQSEQLNKTFVHPFNDEKVIEGQATVGLEIIDQAKEHPIHYVFVPVGGGGLAAGLSSVFKILSPQTKIISVEPKGAPAMLNSIRNNKNITLKTIDSFVDGAAVKRVGDLNFAICKETLHRVVIVDEGKICQTILDLYNKDAIIVEPAGALSLCALDQFSEEIKGKNVVCVISGSNNDITRTAEIKERALLYSNLKHYFIIKFPQRAGALRDFVVDILGPTDDITHFEYTKKANRENDVAVVGLELKSPDDLEPLITKMKLHNFYGDYLNDKQDLFQFLV, encoded by the coding sequence ATGAAAGAAACCAAAACCACATACAGGCCAACATTAGATGCTATTGAAGCTGCTGCAGAAAAATTAAAAGGCATTGCTTCTGTAACACCTTTAGCCAAAAACGCTCGGTATTCTAAGCTTTTTGATGCCAATATTTTCTTTAAGAGAGAAGATTTGCAAGAAGTTCGCTCATATAAAATCAGAGGTGCTTACAACAAAATCTCATCTTTAAATGATTCTCAGATTGAAAATGAAATTGTATGTGCAAGTGCAGGAAATCATGCACAAGGGGTTGCCATTTCATGTAAACTTTTAAAAATAAAAGGCACCATATTTATGCCTTCACCAACACCAAACCAAAAAATTGAACAAGTAAAAATGTTTGGTGAAGAATATATAGATGTGGTCCTGGTAGGCGACACATTTGATGATGCTTATGATGCTGCAATGCAACAAAGCGAGCAATTGAATAAAACGTTTGTTCACCCCTTTAACGATGAAAAAGTAATTGAAGGCCAAGCCACCGTTGGCTTAGAAATTATAGACCAAGCAAAGGAGCATCCCATTCACTATGTTTTTGTACCGGTTGGCGGTGGCGGACTGGCTGCAGGTTTATCATCTGTTTTTAAAATACTATCACCTCAAACAAAAATCATAAGTGTAGAACCAAAAGGTGCTCCAGCAATGCTAAATTCTATTAGAAACAATAAGAATATAACATTGAAAACCATAGATAGCTTTGTGGATGGAGCAGCAGTGAAACGCGTTGGTGACTTGAATTTTGCGATTTGTAAAGAAACCTTGCATCGCGTGGTTATAGTAGATGAAGGTAAAATATGCCAGACCATTTTAGACCTGTATAACAAAGATGCTATTATTGTTGAACCTGCTGGCGCTTTAAGTCTTTGTGCGCTAGATCAGTTTTCCGAAGAAATAAAAGGGAAAAACGTAGTTTGCGTTATCAGTGGCAGTAATAATGACATTACACGCACTGCCGAAATTAAAGAACGCGCACTACTCTATTCTAACTTAAAACATTATTTTATTATAAAATTTCCGCAACGTGCTGGAGCTTTAAGGGATTTTGTAGTTGATATTCTTGGTCCAACCGATGATATTACACATTTTGAATACACAAAAAAAGCAAACCGTGAAAATGATGTTGCTGTTGTTGGATTAGAATTAAAATCACCCGATGATCTAGAGCCTTTAATTACCAAAATGAAGTTACATAATTTTTATGGCGATTACCTCAACGACAAACAAGATCTATTTCAGTTTTTGGTATAG